In the Euphorbia lathyris chromosome 5, ddEupLath1.1, whole genome shotgun sequence genome, one interval contains:
- the LOC136228789 gene encoding adenylate kinase isoenzyme 6 homolog, with the protein MAQGSNKRNKPNILIAGTPGTGKTTTSLALAEATQLRHINIGDLVREKNLHDGWDEQFECHVINEDLVCDELEDIMQEGGNIVDYHGCDFFPERWFDRVVVLQTENSILYDRLTKREYSQKKISNNIECEIFQILLEEAKDSYSEDIVVALRSDSIEDISRNVGTLTDWVRNW; encoded by the exons ATGGCGCAAGGTAGCAACAAGAGAAATAAACCAAATATACTGATAGCAGGAACACCTGGAACTGGGAAAACTACGACTTCATTGGCTCTAGCAGAGGCAACCCAGCTCCGCCACATAAATATAGGAGATTTGGTTAGAGAGAAGAATTTGCATGATGGTTGGGATGAGCAATTTGAATGTCATGTCATCAATGAGGACCTG GTATGTGATGAGCTTGAAGATATTATGCAAGAAGGGGGAAACATAGTTGACTACCATGGCTGTGATTTTTTTCCTGAGCGATGGTTTGATCGAGTTGTGGTGCTTCAAACCGAAAATTCTATCTTGTATGATCGGCTGACTAAAAG GGAGTACTCGCAGAAGAAGATATCGAACAATATAGAGTGTGAAATATTCCAAATACTTCTAGAGGAGGCAAAAGACAGTTACTCAGAAGACATTGTTGTGGCACTAAGGAGTGATTCTATTGAAGACATCAGTAGAAATGTTGGTACTTTGACAGATTGGGTGAGGAATTGGTAA